The Gordonia sp. KTR9 genome contains a region encoding:
- the purM gene encoding phosphoribosylformylglycinamidine cyclo-ligase, translating to MTERDAAADETAGSATPASYAAAGVDIDAGERAVELIAPHAKRASRPEVLGGIGGFSGLFALKGNYREPVLAAASDGVGTKLAVAQAIDKHDTVGRDLVAMCVDDLVVCGAEPLFLQDYIAVGKVVPETVAQIVAGIADGCVEAGCALLGGETAEHPGLMQDNHYDMSATAVGVVEADNVLTPDRVRAGDVVIGMGSSGLHSNGYSLARKVLLDWGHMDLFGHVEEFGRTLGEELLEPTRIYARDCLALIAEADVRTFAHITGGGLAENLARVIPHGLVAELERNTWTPAPIFALIGQRGRVEQLEMERTFNMGVGMVAVVAPEDTDRAQAVLTARHVDNWVLGTVKRASDKSDTDARVSLLGEHPRF from the coding sequence ATGACGGAGCGGGATGCTGCTGCCGACGAGACGGCCGGGAGCGCGACACCGGCCTCGTATGCGGCGGCCGGGGTCGACATCGACGCCGGTGAGCGGGCTGTGGAACTCATCGCACCCCATGCCAAGCGTGCGTCGCGACCAGAGGTTCTCGGCGGAATCGGCGGCTTCTCCGGCCTGTTCGCGCTCAAGGGCAACTACCGGGAGCCGGTTCTCGCCGCGGCGAGCGACGGCGTCGGCACCAAACTGGCCGTGGCGCAGGCCATCGACAAACACGACACCGTCGGTCGCGATCTCGTCGCCATGTGCGTCGACGACCTGGTCGTCTGCGGCGCGGAACCCCTTTTCCTGCAGGACTACATCGCGGTGGGCAAGGTCGTCCCCGAGACGGTGGCCCAGATCGTCGCCGGCATCGCCGACGGGTGCGTCGAAGCCGGCTGCGCGCTGCTGGGCGGTGAGACCGCCGAGCACCCCGGTCTGATGCAGGACAACCACTACGACATGTCCGCCACCGCCGTGGGCGTCGTCGAGGCCGACAACGTCCTCACCCCGGATCGCGTGCGTGCCGGCGACGTCGTCATCGGCATGGGGTCGTCGGGATTGCACTCCAACGGCTACTCGCTCGCCCGCAAGGTGTTGCTCGACTGGGGTCACATGGACCTGTTCGGCCACGTCGAGGAGTTCGGGCGCACCCTGGGCGAGGAGTTGCTCGAGCCGACCCGGATCTACGCCAGGGACTGCCTGGCGCTGATCGCCGAGGCCGATGTCCGTACGTTCGCGCACATCACCGGCGGCGGCCTCGCCGAGAACCTCGCCCGCGTGATCCCGCACGGCCTCGTCGCCGAGCTCGAGCGCAACACCTGGACGCCCGCGCCGATCTTCGCGTTGATCGGGCAGCGTGGCCGGGTCGAACAGCTCGAGATGGAGCGCACCTTCAACATGGGCGTCGGCATGGTCGCGGTCGTGGCGCCGGAGGACACCGACCGGGCACAGGCCGTGCTGACCGCCCGGCATGTCGACAACTGGGTCCTGGGCACGGTCAAGCGTGCGAGCGACAAATCCGACACAGACGCGCGTGTCAGTCTGCTCGGGGAGCACCCGCGCTTCTAG
- the purF gene encoding amidophosphoribosyltransferase has product MPDHSIANMNLLAPTTAGGCSARGAGAINPAPLDEPENEPREECGVFGVWAPGEDVAKLSYYGLYALQHRGQEAAGIAVGDGSQVVVFKDLGLVSQVFDEQTLGAMSGHVAIGHCRYSTTGSTTWENSQPIFRTTDAGTGVALGHNGNLVNTADLAARAREQGIKSSAATSDSDVVGALLAHGAADSSIEQAAMELLPTLKGAFCLTFMDEHTLYAARDPHGVRPLSLGRLDRGWVVASETAALDIVGASFVRDIEPGELLAIDADGVRSSRFAEPTPSGCVFEYVYLARPDSVIHGRSVHSTRVEIGRRLAKEHPAEGDLVIPVPESGVPAAVGFAQESGIPYGQGLMKNAYVGRTFIQPSQTIRQLGIRLKLNPLREVIRGKRLVVVDDSIVRGNTQRALIRMLREAGAAEVHVRIASSPVRWPCFYGIDFASPAELIANGMESEEGMVEGVRQAIGADSLGYISIDEMINSTGQTASSLCAACFDGKYPIELPKETSMGKAVLEQMLASAAGDRAVDPLTKPNDNVSAVMRP; this is encoded by the coding sequence ATGCCTGATCATTCGATCGCCAACATGAACCTGCTCGCTCCCACGACGGCGGGCGGATGTTCTGCACGAGGTGCGGGCGCGATCAACCCCGCCCCGCTGGACGAACCCGAGAACGAACCGCGTGAGGAATGCGGTGTCTTCGGCGTCTGGGCGCCCGGTGAGGACGTCGCCAAGCTGAGCTACTACGGGCTCTACGCCCTGCAGCACCGCGGCCAGGAGGCCGCGGGTATCGCGGTCGGTGACGGCAGCCAGGTCGTCGTGTTCAAGGACCTCGGGCTGGTCAGCCAGGTGTTCGACGAGCAGACGCTGGGAGCGATGAGCGGCCACGTGGCGATCGGCCACTGTCGGTACTCCACCACCGGCTCGACCACCTGGGAGAACTCGCAGCCGATCTTCCGCACCACCGACGCCGGCACCGGCGTCGCCCTGGGTCACAACGGCAACCTGGTCAACACCGCCGACCTCGCCGCTCGTGCCCGTGAGCAGGGGATCAAGAGCTCGGCGGCCACCTCGGACTCCGATGTGGTGGGAGCACTGCTCGCGCACGGCGCCGCCGACAGCTCCATCGAGCAGGCCGCCATGGAACTGCTGCCGACCCTCAAGGGCGCCTTCTGCCTGACCTTCATGGACGAGCACACGCTCTACGCCGCGCGCGACCCGCACGGCGTGCGCCCGCTGTCGCTCGGCCGCCTCGATCGCGGCTGGGTGGTCGCGTCGGAGACCGCCGCGCTCGACATCGTCGGCGCGTCGTTCGTCCGCGACATCGAGCCGGGTGAGCTGCTGGCCATCGACGCCGACGGCGTGCGCAGCTCACGGTTCGCCGAGCCGACCCCGAGCGGGTGCGTCTTCGAATACGTCTACCTCGCCCGTCCGGACTCGGTGATCCACGGCCGCTCGGTCCACTCGACCCGCGTCGAGATCGGCCGGCGCCTCGCCAAGGAGCATCCCGCCGAGGGGGACCTGGTGATCCCGGTGCCGGAGTCCGGCGTGCCGGCGGCCGTCGGTTTCGCCCAGGAATCGGGCATCCCGTACGGCCAGGGCCTGATGAAGAACGCCTACGTCGGCCGCACCTTCATCCAGCCGTCGCAGACGATCCGTCAGCTCGGTATCCGTCTCAAACTCAATCCGCTGCGCGAGGTCATCCGAGGCAAGCGACTCGTGGTCGTCGACGACTCGATCGTGCGCGGCAACACGCAGCGCGCGCTCATCCGCATGCTGCGTGAGGCCGGGGCGGCCGAGGTGCACGTCCGGATCGCGTCGAGCCCGGTCCGGTGGCCCTGCTTCTACGGCATCGACTTCGCCTCACCGGCGGAGCTCATCGCCAACGGTATGGAATCCGAGGAAGGCATGGTCGAGGGCGTGCGCCAGGCCATCGGTGCCGACTCGCTCGGTTACATCAGCATCGACGAGATGATCAATTCGACCGGTCAGACCGCCTCGTCCCTGTGCGCGGCATGCTTCGACGGCAAGTACCCGATCGAGCTGCCCAAGGAGACCTCGATGGGCAAGGCCGTCCTCGAACAGATGCTGGCCAGTGCCGCCGGCGACCGGGCGGTGGACCCGCTGACCAAGCCGAACGACAACGTCAGCGCGGTCATGCGGCCCTGA
- a CDS encoding MOSC domain-containing protein encodes MSEGVVLAVCAAGDDVILEGIGRSAIDKRPRHGRLVVDELGLVDDHVGNKRHHGGVDQAVYAYADAEARRWAEELGRELPYGWFGENLRIDGMAVTDAVVGERWEVGADGLVLEVTIPRVPCKTFAVWAGEPRWMKRFLDQADFGTYLRVVQNGSVAQGDRISVVHRPEHGVRSRDLLAGGDLEAIRSLLARDDLPAKVRREATKMVNKSERRVGAATQGGQHKS; translated from the coding sequence TTGAGCGAGGGCGTGGTGCTGGCCGTGTGCGCGGCCGGCGACGACGTGATCCTCGAGGGCATCGGCCGCTCCGCCATCGACAAGCGCCCCCGTCACGGACGCCTCGTCGTCGACGAGCTCGGCCTCGTCGACGACCACGTGGGCAACAAGCGGCACCACGGCGGCGTCGATCAGGCCGTGTACGCCTACGCAGACGCCGAGGCGCGCCGGTGGGCCGAGGAGCTCGGACGTGAGCTTCCTTACGGATGGTTCGGCGAGAACCTCCGCATCGACGGCATGGCGGTCACCGACGCGGTGGTCGGCGAACGGTGGGAGGTGGGCGCCGACGGTCTGGTCCTCGAGGTGACCATCCCCCGCGTCCCCTGCAAGACCTTCGCGGTCTGGGCGGGTGAGCCGCGATGGATGAAGCGCTTTCTCGATCAAGCCGATTTCGGCACTTACCTGCGGGTTGTCCAGAACGGCAGCGTGGCGCAGGGCGATCGGATCAGCGTCGTCCATCGCCCCGAGCACGGCGTGCGATCACGCGATCTGCTCGCCGGCGGCGACCTCGAGGCGATCCGGTCCCTGCTTGCGCGAGACGATCTGCCGGCCAAGGTCCGGCGTGAGGCGACCAAGATGGTGAACAAGTCGGAAAGACGCGTCGGCGCGGCAACCCAGGGTGGACAACACAAATCCTAG
- a CDS encoding DUF3073 domain-containing protein, with the protein MGRGRAKAKQTKVARQLKYSTPNTDLESLQRELSGQGDPVVERPDPVDDWVDEEEWRRA; encoded by the coding sequence ATGGGCCGCGGCCGGGCAAAGGCAAAGCAGACGAAGGTTGCACGTCAGCTGAAGTACTCCACTCCGAACACCGATTTGGAAAGCTTGCAGCGTGAGCTCTCCGGGCAGGGCGATCCGGTTGTAGAACGACCGGATCCGGTGGACGACTGGGTGGACGAAGAGGAGTGGCGACGCGCTTGA